A genomic window from Denticeps clupeoides chromosome 11, fDenClu1.1, whole genome shotgun sequence includes:
- the smarcad1a gene encoding SWI/SNF-related matrix-associated actin-dependent regulator of chromatin subfamily A containing DEAD/H box 1A, whose product MSLFNLERFRFRKDGGAPRSPPGPCSDKENKPVSRRAGGETEPRGGGGVRDGAKARPNGCREMDEAQAKLSRLKEMFPQWSTAELQQVIADTSTLDGAVALCLVQFGDKDLSKCRKTKAVLSEDKDVVQPSKRRRADLVKHFSDESEESDGSDSSDDDCTEPSLEKQKSLVRRLKRKLPDLENAVLRDVLREHDWNYEDALGSLRMFSDSSSSESKKTKPKHSSKVAKDSQAEAVKQANKSSLSQWLLKVPSSVSLEEAPNPNGSFKATKPTKRKRDGHASPQQDSASDPQSSCSEGEDSSDGFDLDDEGRIRPELKSDVLQFLQDASLDELTLISGCSLKRAQKIISLRPFNSWKVLASVFDKENGLSLDLVSGCQVVLKERQVVRQLMGKCEGIARKMQKDVTGVIKRGVGSMKQPSVLNRSFKLQPYQLIGLKWLILLHQHKLSGILADEMGLGKTIQAIAFLAHLYQQGEEGPHLITVPSSTLDNWVRELQLWCPSLKVLVYYGSVEDRKYLRRDILDKQVDFNVIVSTYNLTIGNESDRSLFRKLKLSYAVFDEGHMLKNMSSLRYRHLMAINAQHRLLLTGTPMQNNLLELMSLLNFIMPSMFSSSTSQLAKMFSSKSSEEESSFHKDRITQAKLIMKPFILRRVKSEVLKQLPPKEQRVELCGMSDRQKQLYTSLYRKLKSSKTEGKKELCNVMMQLRKMANHPLLHRQYYTADKLAAMSRAMLKEPTHFDANPALIQEDMEMLSDFELHSLCLQYPSLQSYQLSTELLLDSGKFSLLTRLLASLKEKGDRVVLFSQFTMVLDIIEIFMKHLNHQYVRLDGSTPMADRIGLIDSFNNDKEIFVFLLSTRAGGQGINLATANIVILHDIDCNPYNDKQAEDRCHRMGQTRTVQVIKLVSKDTIEDCMLRVGEEKLKLEQCMTAAEQGEEGSMPEDMALLLKVSLGL is encoded by the exons ATGAGTCTGTTCAACCTGGAGCGGTTCCGCTTTCGGAAGGATGGGGGAGCTCCGCGTTCTCCCCCCGGCCCATGCTCGGATAAAGAGAATAAACCGG TGAGCAGGAGAGCTGGCGGGGAGACCGAACCCAGGGGAGGCGGCGGTGTGCGCGACGGAGCGAAGGCCAG accGAATGGATGCAGAGAGATGGATGAAGCGCAAGCAAAGCTGTCCAGACTGAAGGAGATGTTTCCACAGTGGAGCACAGCAGAGCTGCAACAG gtCATTGCTGATACAAGCACTTTGGATGGAGCAGTAGCACTTTGTCTGGTTCAGTTTGGTGATAAAG ATTTATCAAAATGCAGGAAGACTAAGGCTGTGTTAAGCGAAGATAAAGATGTGGTTCAGCCTAGCAAGAGGAGGAGAGCAGATTTGGTGAAGCACTTTTCAGATGAG TCTGAGGAATCGGATGGTTCTGATTCTTCTGATGATGACTGCACAGAGCCTAGCTTGGAAAAACAGAAGAGCCTCGTGAGGAGGTTGAAGCGAAAGCTGCCGGACCTGGAGAATGCA GTGCTGAGGGATGTTCTTCGTGAACACGACTGGAACTATGAAGATGCTTTAGGGTCTCTCCGCATGTTTTCAG ACTCCAGCTCCTCGGAAAGCaagaaaaccaaaccaaagCACTCCAGCAAAGTTGCAAAAGACTCCCAGGCTGAAGCAGTGAAGCAAGCCAACAAATCCAGTCTCTCCCAGTGGCTGTTAAAGGTCCCGAGCAGCGTGTCTCTCGAAGAGGCTCCAAACCCGAACGGCTCATTCAAAGCAACCAAGCCCACCAAAAGAAAGAGGGATGGCCATGCCTCACCACAGCAGGACAGTGCCTCTGATCCGCAGTCCAGCTGCAGTGAGGGCGAGGATTCGTCAGACGGGTTCGATTTGGACGACGAGGGCCGTATCAGACCTGAGCTAAAGAGCGATGTCCTACAGTTCCTCCAAGACGCCTCACTGGACGAGCTGACACTCATATCTGGTTGCTCGTTGAAGAGGGCCCAGAAGATCATTTCACTGAGGCCCTTCAATTCTTGGAAGGTCCTG GCGTCTGTGTTTGATAAGGAGAACGGCCTGTCCCTGGACCTGGTGTCAGGCTGTCAGGTGGTGCTGAAAGAGAGGCAGGTGGTGCGCCAGCTCATGGGAAAGTGTGAGGGAATCGCCCGGAAAATGCAGAAGGACGTCACTGGGGTCATCAAGAGGGGCGTGGGCTCAATGAAACAGCCTTCGGTCCTCAATCGCAG CTTCAAGTTGCAGCCTTACCAGCTCATTGGTCTTAAGTGGCTCATTCTCCTGCATCAGCACAAGTTGAGTGGAATACTAGCAGATGAGATg GGTCTGGGGAAGACCATCCAGGCCATCGCGTTCCTGGCTCATCTTTACCAGCAGGGCGAAGAGGGTCCTCACCTCATTACCGTGCCCTCCTCCACTCTGG ataactgggttcgggaactgCAGCTGTGGTGCCCCAGTCTGAAAGTGCTTGTCTACTATG GATCTGTGGAGGACCGCAAGTACCTGCGCAGAGATATTCTGGACAAGCAGGTGGATTTCAATGTCATAGTGTCCAC GTATAACCTCACCATCGGGAATGAAAGTGACCGTAGTCTCTTCCGCAAGCTCAAGCTGAGCTACGCCGTATTTGATGAAGGTCACATGCTGAAGAATATGAGCTCCTTGCGTTACCGCCACCTCATGGCCATCAAt GCACAGCACAGGCTGCTGTTGACAGGGACACCAATGCAGAACAATCTCCTGGAGCTCATGTCTCTGCTCAACTTTATCATGCCGTCCATGTTCTCCAGCAGCACCAGTCAGCTTGCTAAGATGTTCTCGTCG AAATCTTCAGAGGAGGAAAGCAGCTTTCACAAGGACCGCATCACCCAGGCCAAGCTCATCATGAAGCCCTTCATCCTTAGGAGGGTAAAGAGCGAG gtcctgaagcagctgcCACCAAAGGAGCAGAGAGTGGAATTGTGTGGTATGAGTGACAGACAGAAGCAGCTCTACACATCTTTGTACAGAAAGCTCAAATCCAGCAAGACTGAAGGAA AGAAGGAGCTGTGTAATGTGATGATGCAGTTGAGGAAGATGGCCAACCACCCGCTGCTACACCGTCAGTATTATACTGCTGACAAGCTGGCTGCCATGAGTCGAGCCATGCTGAAG gaGCCGACACACTTTGATGCCAACCCTGCTCTGATCCAGGAGGACATGGAGATGCTCTCTGACTTCGAGCTGCACAGCCTTTGTCTGCAGTACCCCTCTCTTCAGAGCTACCAGCTGAGCACCGAGCTGCTGCTGGACTCGGGCAAGTTCTCTCTGCTCACGCGACTGCTGGCGTCCCTCAAAGAGAAG GGAGACAGGGTGGTTCTCTTCAGCCAGTTTACAATGGTGCTGGACATCATAGAAATCTTCATGAAGCACTTGAATCACCAGTATGTCCGGCTGGATGGATCCACGCCCATGGCCGACAG GATTGGACTCATTGACAGCTTCAACAATGACAAGGAGATCTTTGTGTTCCTGCTGTCAACTCGTGCTGGTGGCCAGGGCATCAACCTGGCGACAGCCAACATTGTGATCCTGCACGACATCGACTGCAACCCGTACAATGACAAGCAGGCAGAGGATCGCTGCCACCGCATGGGCCAGACCAG aaCAGTGCAGGTAATAAAGCTGGTGAGTAAGGATACGATTGAGGACTGCATGCTGCGCGTGGGCGAGGAGAAGCTGAAACTGGAACAGTGCATGACTGCTGCTGAGCAAG GTGAGGAGGGATCCATGCCTGAAGATATGGCCTTACTGCTCAAGGTCTCTCTGGGTCTCTGA
- the LOC114799874 gene encoding eukaryotic translation initiation factor 4 gamma 3-like, with translation MSAPPRDELGLHRAEEPWRPRRMMATRGLVSGTRRLLLHLRTALNKITERNFHRQVEKVAALNITTKERLLLVVDAVLTKAVTEPTFSGVYARLCADLQRLRVPGTSATFAGLLLSRVWREFRGEPGRAGRAPQRQLGLVRFIAELFQVDLLAETIVHSGIQRLLQDPTAASLECLCGLLPRVCHALERSRVERYLQEVEEFVGPRRRRRTSFQLRFRLQDTLDECSLRLRRQDKAVKSRGRPVEGTRRCAMDEVEMVRRPVHARLGPRTAPCCV, from the coding sequence atgAGCGCTCCTCCCCGAGACGAACTCGGGCTCCACCGGGCTGAAGAGCCCTGGAGGCCGAGAAGGATGATGGCGACGCGCGGCCTTGTGAGCGGaacgcggcggctgctgctccacctccgcACGGCGCTGAACAAGATCACCGAGCGCAACTTCCACCggcaggtggagaaggtggcggcgctcaacatcaccaccaaggagcggctgctgctggtggtcgACGCTGTGCTGACCAAGGCCGTCACGGAGCCCACGTTCTCCGGGGTCTACGCCCGGCTGTGCGCCGACCTGCAGCGGCTCCGCGTCCCCGGAACCTCCGCGACCTTCGCCGGCCTCCTGCTGAGCCGCGTGTGGAGGGAGTTCCGCGGGGAGCCGGGACGGGCAGGCCGAGCCCCGCAGCGCCAACTGGGGCTCGTCAGGTTCATCGCGGAGCTCTTCCAGGTGGACCTGTTGGCGGAGACCATCGTCCACAGCGGCATCCAGCGGCTTCTCCAGGACCCCACCGCGGCGAGCCTGGAGTGCCTGTGCGGCCTGCTGCCGCGCGTCTGCCACGCCCTGGAGAGGTCTCGCGTGGAGCGCTACctccaggaggtggaggagttcgtggggccgaggaggaggaggaggacctcgTTCCAGCTGCGCTTCAGGCTGCAGGACACGCTGGACGAGTGCAGCCTCCGGCTCCGCAGGCAGGACAAGGCGGTGAAGAGCAGGGGGcgtccggtggagggaacgcGGCGGTGCgccatggatgaagtggagaTGGTGCGCAGGCCGGTACATGCGCGTCTGGGCCCGAGAACAGCGCCATGCTGCGTTTAA